The proteins below are encoded in one region of Meriones unguiculatus strain TT.TT164.6M chromosome 18, Bangor_MerUng_6.1, whole genome shotgun sequence:
- the Mavs gene encoding mitochondrial antiviral-signaling protein yields MTFAEEKTYKYICNNHSKFCCVDVWEILPYLPCLTASDQDRLRASYKQLGNQDTLWELFNKLQRRLGWVEYFIRALRICELPGLADQVTRVYQSYLPPGTSLRTLAPLESPAIPATVSAPSAFASGHSVPDNGYQEKPGYPSPVQDTQPPKSPVENSEQTPQANSGFIPRTSGGSVMSSPNLQALSSSPSREQEPELAGTCAANTVSSPVPMHGPVSPTVSFQPLPRTTLRTVHLPGVTVSVPSPDTSLSSSSTGSAFAMGDGEAKGATCLGTKEAVPTNSVTASSVPSSTKSVPVNTTPSKVSSKFPISPKPTASTPSTNVAPSKLPINSVYAGTVASKVPATMAKPPANIMPSERSSNLAKETLEAAATTVTAGRSLPEPEMSKPGVLVSQLDSEPFSASSVDLAISPSSSLASEPNRGPEENEYSSFRVQVDEPPSVDLTGSPGPRATQLPPEEEVLCADSIPWAKWLGATSTLLAAFLAVMLYRRRLAP; encoded by the exons ATGACATTTGCTGAGGAAAAGACCTATAAGTATATCTGCAACAACCACAGCAAGTTTTGCTGTGTTGATGTTTGGGAGATCCTGCCTTACCTGCCCTGCCTCACAGCCAGTGACCAG GATCGACTTCGGGCTTCCTACAAGCAACTAGGGAACCAGGACACACTCTGGGAACTCTTCAATAAGCTCCAGCGTCGGCTTGGCTGGGTAGAGTATTTTATCCGGGCACTGAGAATCTGTGAGCTGCCTGGACTGGCTGACCAAGTGACTCGAGTTTATCAGAGCTACCTGCCTCCTG GGACCTCACTCCGCACCCTAGCCCCACTGGAGTCGCCAGCAATTCCTGCCACAGTTTCAGCACCTTCTGCATTTGCATCAGGCCACAGCGTCCCTGACAATGGCTACCAAGAGAAACCAGGTTACCCCAGCCCTGTCCAGGATACCCAGCCACCAAAGTCCCCAGTAGAG AATTCAGAGCAAACCCCACAGGCCAACTCTGGGTTCATTCCGAGGACGTCGGGTGGCTCTGTGATGTCCTCACCTAATCTGCAAGCTCTCAGCTCTTCGCCCTCCAGAGAGCAAGAGCCAGAACTGGCTGGCACCTGTGCAGCAA ATACTGTCTCCAGTCCTGTACCAATGCATGGACCTGTGTCTCCAACTGTTTCCTTCCAGCCTCTTCCACGTACTACCCTGCGGACAGTCCACTTACCCGGGGTCACAGTATCAGTTCCGTCTCCTGATAcctccttgtcttcctcttccaCTGGATCGGCTTTTGCAATGGGAGACGGAGAGGCCAAGGGTGCCACCTGTCTCGGCACTAAAGAGGCAGTACCCACCAATTCTGTGACCGCCAGCTCAGTGCCTTCTTCCACCAAATCGGTACCAGTGAATACCACGCCTTCCAAAGTGTCCTCCAAGTTCCCTATCAGTCCAAAGCCCACTGCTTCAACACCGTCTACCAATGTAGCGCCATCAAAATTACCCATTAACTCCGTGTATGCTGGCACAGTGGCATCCAAAGTGCCTGCCACTATGGCCAAACCACCTGCCAACATAATGCCATCTGAGAGGAGCAGTAACCTAGCCAAG GAGACCCTGGAGGCTGCAGCAACCACAGTCACCGCTGGACGCAGCCTGCCCGAACCAGAGATGAgcaagccaggtgtgctggtgtcCCAACTGGACAGCGAGCCATTCTCAGCCAGCTCCGTGGACCTTGCCATCAGCCCTAGCAGCTCCTTGGCCTCAGAACCCAACCGTGGTCCAGAGGAGAATGAGTATTCCTCCTTTAGAGTCCAGGTGGATGAGCCCCCCAGTGTTGACCTGACAGGAAGCCCTGGGCCACGAGCCACCCAGCTGCCCCCAGAAGAGGAAGTGCTTTGTGCGGATTCCATTCCCTGGGCTAAGTGGCTCGGGGCCACCAGCACACTCTTGGCTGCCTTCTTGGCAGTGATGCTGTACCGTAGGCGCCTGGCCCCGTGA